TCCAAATATTCAAGATCAATACAAGTTGCTGGAGTTGCTAAAAGCAGACAGAATCAATCTGTATATGGATGAAAGCGAACAACTGTATCCCGAACAGTCTACTACAGCGATCGCAGTTTATCATCCAATGGCTAAGTATTTTAGTGCTTGAGAGAAACTAGAATCGAATAGCTCTAAATTCAACACTGTTTCAGCGAATAGAGATTCTAGTTATTAAATGACAACTACCAGGAATTTTAAGGTTTAAATATGGTAACTCAATTGGAAATCACAGATGAAAAGAAAGAAAGTGCCGAAATAGAAATTCGTAATCAAAGAAAACCCGTTGATTATAACACAATAGAATACCCCATCGAAGTACTTGTACCCAAATATTTGGACGGAATAAAAGAAGATAAAAACGAATTGTTTATTCCAGACTACCAAAGGGAAATGGCATGGGATGACGATAAGCAATCAAAATTTATTGAATCTCTACTTTTAGGTTTGCCAATACCCTATATTTTTGTCGCAGATGTATCAGAATCAGAAGATTTAGCACGTTTAGAAATCATTGATGGTACGCAACGTATTCGTACTTTAGCTAGATTTATTAACAATAAGTTAAAACTCAATAATCTTGAAAAACTAAAAAGTCTTAATGGTTTTACTTTTAACGATTTACCACTTCCGCGCCAGAGACGTTTTCAAAGAACTACTATTAGAATGATTCAGCTAACGGAAGAAGCAGATGAAGAAGTAAGAAGAGATCTTTTTGAAAGAATTAATACTGGTAGTGTTGAATTAAACGAGATGGAGAAACGTAG
This genomic window from Merismopedia glauca CCAP 1448/3 contains:
- a CDS encoding DUF262 domain-containing protein; its protein translation is MVTQLEITDEKKESAEIEIRNQRKPVDYNTIEYPIEVLVPKYLDGIKEDKNELFIPDYQREMAWDDDKQSKFIESLLLGLPIPYIFVADVSESEDLARLEIIDGTQRIRTLARFINNKLKLNNLEKLKSLNGFTFNDLPLPRQRRFQRTTIRMIQLTEEADEEVRRDLFERINTGSVELNEMEKRRGIKPGKFLDLIEELSKQKQFRQLCSFTETEINKRDPQEFVLRFFAFLNNYQNYSGRKVHEFLDNYLEQENKSDSLNIDLMRNEFDSMLNFVQNYFPDALHIYRKIKNCYEPTTRIKFESITVGVALALRENPQLIPQSTSFLDSKEFKDCTKSDASSSQNKVTCRIEYVRDRLLGN